Genomic window (Castor canadensis chromosome X, mCasCan1.hap1v2, whole genome shotgun sequence):
CCCAGCAGAGGTACCAAGTTGTGGGAAAAGGTGCAAGCCCCAGCTCACCTGTCAGCCCCAGCACAGGACAACATCTTGTTGATGCGAATGACGTGGAAAGGGTGGAGCCGAACTCGAATATGAAAGCCGTCTTTGCCACAACTTTTTACCATGTACTTGTTGGCACAAATACGGGCAGCCTCCAGGGCTAGGAGTGAGGAGGAAAGCAGCAGTGAGACAAGATGGTGCAGAGGCACCACAACCCTCCCCAACTCTAAGGAAACATGTTAGGTGGGGATTTGAGAAGACAGGTTCATGCTTTATTATGTGTTCTGGATCAAGCTAAGGGAGCACACAGATGATGCGGAAGTGATTAACAATCCTGCCTCACCTTCGGAGGAGAGCTGCTCATATTCATCAGACACCATGTGGCCACAAAGTGGGAATTCGTCCACTTTTGCCTTCTTCCGCCCCAGGTCAAAGATGCGGATCTTGGCATCTGGAAAAAACTTGGGTTAAGTGTGAAGGAAGTTCCAAGGGCAGCTGAATCAGCATGAACAATCCAGTTAGGAAGGTCCTTCACTACTTACCAGGCACACCTCGGCAAAAGCGAGATTTGGGGTACGGTTTGTTCTTACAATATCGGTAActgcagaggagaaaaaaaattccaagtttagTGAGGGCCACAGGTGAACTCAAACTCTCTAAATGCTTCCCTAAGCAATAACAAGAGGGACATGCCCAGCTCCTTAATTTAGCCTCCATTTGGAGAAATTGGCTCTAAAACAGTCAAAACAGGTGTTCACAACAAAGGACACCTACGCTAAAACCTAAAAAGGACCAGTGTCTCCCTACAGTCAAGCTCCAAACTCATTACCAAACCAGTGCATTATTGTAAACTTCGCAACTAAAAAAGACCTCCCCGTAGTACAGTACAGTACAAATTCGCTACACAGTAATTCCAACGCTCAAAATGCTACTTAAGACTTCCCAGCACGTGACCCGAAATCGGCCTCAGAGCCACATGAACGGCACGCTGCGCCCTCTGCAGGACGCAGGAGACGGCAGCGCCCGCTTTTCCGGGCCCGCTTCGGTGCCCGAAAAGACCACACGATACAACGCCCAGAAATACGGCAAGGGCCACACAAAAAGGCCCGAATGGGATATCGAGCACTAAAATACTGCAAATTTGCAGGACAGGGGACTGGATGACAGCAAACGATGCTTCCAACCCAACACTAGCGCTGCAAATGCAATCCTGGGTCAATCTGGCACCCTGGCAATAAAACCAGGTGAGCAGTGTAAGGtaacaaacttttaaaagaaacaaatgatataAACGAAGAATAACAGAAAAGTACTACGGAAAACATGGAGTCAGTTCCCAGGACACGAACGCTGGGGGACGAAGGCTCCACCCAGTGGTTGTCTTTTGGGCCAAAAGCAACTACGCCTCCCTTTTAACAGCCGTGAAACTGGATGGATAGAGACAGGACTCACCACCGAGCGGGGCGGCGACCCATGGCGACACCAGAATCTTCGGTGGCTGCAACGAAACAATCAGAGTTGAAGTACAAGTCGAAGAGAGGCCTCAAACCCCAGCAAGAAAAGACAAGCGTATTAAAAGACCGCACAACCATACCCACTCACCGTGCCACAGGAAAAGAGGCGCTCCCACGCCTGTGCCTGCCTTATATAGGCGGACTATCTTCCAGCGCAGGAACCATAGAGTCTCAACGACGCGGTGGGTTGACACTCTATCAAGCATCCTGACCATAGAGGCAGCTGCGCTCTGCGCCTGCGTATGGGAGCGGCCCAACACATGCGCAAAGTGGGGTGGTGGCGAGGCACTGGACCGCGGGCAGCCTACAAGCGAATGGGGTTTCGACACATCAGCTCCTGAAGTCAGCTTCCGGCTAGCCATCTTGGCCTAGAACTTTTGACATGCTTTGTTGTCACTATGATAGACATATTCCAGGagttgaaagaagaaaagtggtCCTTGGTGGAACTCGCGGTGGCCGCGCAGGTGTCCCGAAATTCCTCTAGGGTCCAGAGCCGGGCGGGAAAGCGCCATGCCGGGCCTCAACTAGTGTTTCTTTGTCAACAGGGAGGCTTTAGCAGGATACCCACCCTCCCAAAACCTTCCCCTAACTAAAGAGTATTCAGTAGGACTTGCTGTGACTGTGGTCCAGGTTTCGGCTTTCGGAGAACCTGGGGTTACGCTTTCCTGCAGAAAAGAGGCCCAGAAGACTCCAGGAATAATCAGGGTCCTAGAGACCCCGTGGGCGCTTATTGGGCTAACCCCGCCTACTCAGGCGGCTAGGGAAAGAGAAGTGCTTCCCAGGGAGCTTTGGAGAAGGGGCTAGGAGGGtggcacccccccacacacacacacactgtccctCCTTCAGCTGGAGAAGGAACCTGGTGCCAGAGCCTCAGGCCACGCCCCAGTCCGGGCCTCCCCCGCAATTTTGCCCCGCCTCCCGTGAGCTTTGCCTCCCCAGGACCCCAATGTGTGGTGGCCCCCTTCCCACCCGCCGTGTTGTGCAGAAAGGGCCTCTGAGGACGTCTCTGGGCCGGTTAGCGGCCAAGCATAGACACCCCCTCCCCAGCTGCCTGGCCCCTGAGTCGGGGGGGGGGGGCCGGGGGAGGGGGGGCCGGAAGGTGTCTGTCCACGCTTCTGGAGGTGGGGACTTAGAAGGTAACAAAGTCTCTCATGTCACTTGATTGCTCCTCTAAGATACCTGTTCTCCTGGAAGACATGTCACTTTAGTAATTAGTGCAGATCCTTTGGGGGAAGCTTATGAAGATTTGCAGCATACACTTAGAGCAATGGCGCAAGGTCCATCCCAGGAGAATCTTGTCTCCTCTTGCATCATAGGGCTCTGAATTCTTACACTGACTTAGGCCTGAAAATTAAGTGACAGGTTATGGGTCAACTAAAGTCAGCTACATGACTTCAAGAACTAGAATATTcaatagtttcttttaaaattatttacttgcttttctgagacaaagtctcactctgtagcccagggaCTGTGATGCtccatgcctcagcctcccaagtgctgtaatTACACATGTATTACCAGCATGTTCCAAACATGCACGTAAGAGTTATCTGTTTCAGTGATGTACCAGGCTACCCTTCTATTTTGTCCCTAGAGACACTGATCAATCAGCCATCACCAAAGATCTGTGGGCAAGGCACTGTGATTGTTTCTATGTTCCAAGTGAACAATCATACACATGGTTTACTTGCCTTGGGTAGGTTGGAGCTGCCACATTATCTGTTATCTCCAGGGGAATTGGGGAGTCCAGTGGTGCCATGATGTACAGTCATGTGGGGCTTATGGAACTAGAGCACCACagagcttttctttttgtcttaaaTACTACAGAGCTTTAAAGATGCAGGTGGTCCCTCATAAATGACTCTTTTAGTGTCTCAGTGAAGAGAGTGTCTTGTGGACTTTATGAAAGACTGTTGGAGAGGAAGGGGTGTCCAGATCACATGTAAAAACCTACTCCACTTTTTCTCTTAACTAATTAGACTTTGGACTTTTTTCTCAGCCTCGACTACGACATCATCCCATATAAAACGCAGGCACATATTCAAGTTGAAGTCAACTGGGCTGGGGGTGGAAAtgagtggcagaacacttgcctagcatgcacaaggccctggatttgattcccagcaccacaagaaaaaaaaaaaaaaaaaccaaacactttCTGTTAGGAACCAAAAGCCAAAGTCTGACAAGGTCGCTGTGGCTTAGGAGCATTCCAACAAGGTctgaatctgcaggtgcaccatgtctctatcatggtgggaaggaacactgaatggtttcccttgactgaaaagaagtttatacttagtcaagcaCACTAGCAGTAAAAATACAGGATGGCAAAAACACATTGTGGCTAGCtcagagtgttttgatgtttaagtctcttcctcttttctataaagtttgctgagaaaaataaaattttgccagttggtcatcagcctgctggccctctcgctatgtgttttgtcattcccttcctgagtgaatGAGTCCTTTCTTATAtcttgtcttgttcattcctttcttgaGCACTTTCGTGTAAAGGACCTCTTCAATCCCGGCACCTTTCAGCTGAATAAGCAAGAAAACTATTACAGATGCCATAACCTGCAAATACTAACATGGTCAATCTGAGATCTGTAATGACTGGAACCCTATCAGTGATTTGAGCTCTGTCCAGAGATGTGACTGATCACATCCTTTACATGAAGATCCCAAGGATCCAGTTCCAAACAAGTTCCCTGGGGTTATGGTGGAAGCTAACCACAAGTCCTCAAAATCATTGCTAGGTCGACTGTTTTTTTCTAAGTCAGACCTATTTGCCCAATGCAGGAGTGTTGAAATCATACCCAAATTTTGGAGCTATGAAAACAAGGGGAAGGAGTGGAAGGTCTCAGGAGTAACGAGTATCATCATGCTAGGCACCTGCCCCAGAAAAATGAGAGACATTTCCAGGGAAGGAACACCAgtccatccccccacccccgaaCCAGGACATCAGACCATTTCCATCAGCAAAGGAGGCTCAAAGAGGCTGGGGGCTTCTCGAATAACCTTTTCCACATTCCCCAACTGCAGGTTTCAGGACCCCACTTTTCGAAAACTACCCCTTACATTTCACAGGACAAAAGTCAAGGATGGAAATTCAACACATTGGCATTTTGTAACCCACATGTTCAACTTTGGGCTGGATTGTCAGAATTGTCAGCACTGTGGGTACAAAGAGGAAGAGGATTTTGAGGGCTGTTCTGGGAGTCCCCAGGGTCTCTGACTTGAGAGTTAAGGAAAACGAGCTCATGATTTCTCAGTCAAATGCACACAGAGGACTATCCCAGACTACCAGTAGTCCTCATGGCCACCATGACAATGACTTGAGCTCCCCAGACACTGGCTTCAGTTGGCACATCAACCCAGTCAAACAAAAGGGGGTAGTAGCTACATTCATTGTGAGCCCACGGCAGGCCATGGATGATTCATGCGCCACttgcaaggaaaagaaaaccctcagCTCTGCAATCTAGCTCAAAGGCACAATCTTGCCCAAATGCTATGTTGGAGGTCTGTCTTCTGAGACCACTCAAAGGACAAGTCAGAGACAAAAATTTACCTACTACTACAAGACAGGGAATTTAACGTGAAGGGTGGTTTGCTCAGGGATTGGAGAGCCAAAA
Coding sequences:
- the Rpl10 gene encoding large ribosomal subunit protein uL16, whose amino-acid sequence is MVVRSFNTLVFSCWGLRPLFDLYFNSDCFVAATEDSGVAMGRRPARCYRYCKNKPYPKSRFCRGVPDAKIRIFDLGRKKAKVDEFPLCGHMVSDEYEQLSSEALEAARICANKYMVKSCGKDGFHIRVRLHPFHVIRINKMLSCAGADRLQTGMRGAFGKPQGTVARVHIGQVIMSIRTKLQNKEHVIEALRRAKFKFPGRQKIHISKKWGFTKFNADEFEDMVAEKRLIPDGCGVKYIPNRGPLDKWRALHS